The proteins below come from a single Corylus avellana chromosome ca3, CavTom2PMs-1.0 genomic window:
- the LOC132174736 gene encoding endoglucanase 6-like, whose translation MKILMLLLIGLPFALAGHDYGQALSKSILFFEAQRSGFLPHNQRVTWRADSGLHDGKTSGVDLVGGYYDAGDNVKFGLPMAFTITMMSWSIIEYGKQIAAGGELGHAMDAVKWGTDYLIKAHPEPDVLYGEVGDGNSDHYCWQRPEDMTTDRRAYKIDPSNPGSDLAGETAAAMAAASVVFRYSNPAYANELITHAQQLFDFADKYRGKYDGSISVAQKYYHSVSGYNDELLWAAAWLYQATNNQYYLSYLGNNGDSLGGTGWGMTEFGWDVKYAGVQTLVAKFLMQGKAGRYAPVFEKYQQKAEYFMCSCIGKGTRNIQKTPGGLIFRQRWNNMQFVTSASFLATVYSDYLSSAGKNIKCASGNVSPTELLSFAKSQVDYLLGDNPRATSYMVGYGNNFPRQVHHRASSIVSIKVDKSFVSCRGGYATWFSSKGSDPNVLVGAVVGGPDAYDNFADQRDNYEQTEPATYNNAPLFGMLARLSGGHSGYNQLLPVTPPATKPVVTKPSPATQPKPTPASSSGPIAIEQKLTSSWNDKGKTYYRYSTIVTNKSSKTLNYLNLSISKLYGPLWGLTKSGDSYAFPSWLNSLPAGKSLEFVYIHSASPADVSVSSYTLA comes from the exons ATGAAGATTTTAATGCTTCTGCTTATTGGGCTTCCTTTTGCTTTGGCTGGCCATGACTATGGCCAAGCTCTAAGCAAAAGCATTCTCTTCTTTGAAGCTCAGAGATCTGGTTTCCTTCCCCACAACCAGAGAGTCACATGGAGAGCTGATTCTGGTTTGCATGATGGCAAGACTAGTGGG GTGGATCTGGTGGGAGGGTACTATGATGCAGGGGACAATGTGAAGTTTGGGCTTCCCATGGCATTCACCATAACAATGATGTCATGGAGCATAATCGAGTATGGGAAGCAAATTGCTGCCGGCGGTGAGCTTGGCCATGCCATGGATGCTGTGAAATGGGGCACCGACTACCTCATTAAAGCTCACCCTGAACCTGATGTTCTCTATGGAGAG GTGGGAGATGGGAACAGTGACCACTACTGCTGGCAAAGGCCGGAGGACATGACCACCGACCGCCGAGCCTACAAGATCGACCCGAGCAACCCCGGGTCGGATCTCGCTGGAGAGACCGCCGCCGCCATGGCCGCCGCCTCCGTCGTCTTCCGCTACTCCAACCCCGCCTACGCCAACGAGCTCATCACCCACGCCCAGCAG cTGTTCGATTTTGCGGACAAATACAGAGGCAAATATGACGGCAGCATTAGCGTGGCCCAGAAGTACTACCACTCTGTCAGTGGCTACAAT GACGAGTTGCTTTGGGCTGCTGCATGGTTGTACCAGGCTACTAACAACCAGTACTACTTGAGCTACCTCGGCAACAATGGTGACTCCCTTGGGGGAACCGGATGGGGCATGACTGAGTTTGGTTGGGATGTCAAGTATGCTGGTGTGCAGACACTTGTAGCCAAG TTCTTAATGCAAGGCAAAGCTGGTCGCTATGCACCAGTGTTTGAGAAGTACCAGCAGAAGGCAGAGTACTTCATGTGCTCTTGCATTGGAAAGGGCACCCGTAATATTCAGAAGACTCCTGGTGGCCTTATCTTCCGCCAGAGGTGGAACAACATGCAGTTTGTCACAAGTGCCTCCTTCCTAGCCACTGTCTACTCTGACTATCTTTCTTCTGCTGGAAAAAACATCAAGTGTGCTTCTGGCAATGTCTCCCCAACTGAGCTTCTCTCCTTTGCCAAATCACAG GTTGACTATCTTCTCGGGGACAATCCAAGAGCCACAAGTTACATGGTGGGATATGGTAACAACTTCCCGCGACAAGTTCACCACAGGGCTTCCTCGATTGTTTCCATTAAGGTTGACAAATCATTTGTCAGCTGCCGAGGGGGTTATGCCACTTGGTTCAGCAGTAAAGGAAGCGATCCCAATGTCCTTGTTGGCGCCGTTGTTGGTGGACCTGATGCCTATGACAACTTTGCTGATCAAAGAGACAATTATGAGCAAACTGAGCCTGCTACCTACAACAACGCTCCTCTTTTTGGCATGCTGGCACGATTAAGTGGCGGCCACAGCGGGTATAACCAGCTCCTTCCAG TGACTCCTCCAGCAACTAAACCTGTTGTTACCAAACCAAGTCCTGCGACTCAACCTAAACCGACTCCAG CATCTTCTTCTGGCCCAATTGCCATAGAACAGAAGCTGACATCTTCATGGAATGACAAGGGAAAAACTTACTACAGATATTCCACAATTGTCACTAACAAGTCTTCTAAGACTCTAAATTATCTCAATCTTTCAATATCAAAGCTTTATGGTCCATTGTGGGGCCTCACAAAGTCCGGTGATTCATATGCTTTTCCATCATGGCTCAACTCCTTGCCTGCCGGAAAGAGTCTCGAGTTCGTGTACATCCATTCTGCTTCACCGGCAGACGTCTCGGTCTCAAGCTACACTTTGGCCTAA